A genomic window from Silene latifolia isolate original U9 population chromosome Y, ASM4854445v1, whole genome shotgun sequence includes:
- the LOC141630618 gene encoding uncharacterized protein LOC141630618 — protein sequence MTDNREPKRYKTLYSWLKNDSAPSIFVDQQQVELEDDQHERANNQEGQSEQQEDDQDYNVTLLERDPGKCRAIEAVRLLARQGCSFRCHDESVDSPNGGNFDAVLNSFKRINDEVNKVVHSAPGNAKYTCPTIQKQLANILAYKVRAKIRAEVGNSKFAILVDEALDVSNKEQMVLSVEDTCSQTLKDEISKVLRLYGLHVETMRGQGYDGASNMRGQFNGLQALFLKECPYAYYIHCFAHRLQLCLNVVAKGVHDLWQFFSTLNMIVNFVYSSAKRHSMLKACREAEIEDLVAAATLETAQSTINGLYLNGADKVQGEAKAVSKAMKKFDFVYCLHMMHDIMRITDFLCQALQKKDLDILNALHFLSITKGKLKDMRENGWNDLIMKVGAFCCQHDISMPDMSAPYKKRLRNCEENITNEEYYRFHILYVVIDFQLSELDTRFTETSVEILRLSASFDPRHSFRAFKGRDVCDLALKYYPSDFSSHDMSALELECKFFAQDVQKDSRFENTPSTSELCRRMVDVGKTTLYPMIYRLICLILTLPISTATTERAFSSMKIIKSRLQNKMNGEFLNDLMVLYIERKYADNIETNEVIDEFELSGSRRVKFS from the exons ATGACGGATAATCGAGAACCCAAGCGTTACAAGACCTTATATTCATGGCTTAAAAATGACTCTGCTCCATCAATTTTCGTTGATCAACAACAAGTTGAATTAGAAGATGACCAACATGAAAGGGCGAACAACCAAGAGGGCCAAAGTGAACAACAAGAAGATGATCAAGATTATAATGTTACATTACTTGAACGGGACCCGGGAAAATGTCGTGCTATAG AAGCTGTTAGACTGTTAGCACGACAGGGATGTTCTTTTAGATGTCATGATGAGTCGGTTGATTCTCCTAATGGTGGCAACTTTGATGCTGTTTTGAATTCTTTCAAAAGAATAAATGATGAAGTCAACAAAGTAGTGCATAGTGCTCCTGGAAATGCCAAATATACATGTCCAACTATTCAAAAACAACTTGCAAACATTCTTGCCTACAAAGTTAGAGCTAAGATTCGGGCTGAAGTAGGTAATTCTAAATTTGCGATTCTGGTTGATGAAGCTCTTGATGTGTCAAATAAGGAGCAAATG GTGCTTAGTGTCGAGGATACTTGTTCTCAAACTTTGAAAGATGAAATATCAAAGGTTCTTAGACTATATGGTCTTCATGTAGAAACTATGCGTGGCCAAGGGTATGATGGTGCAAGCAATATGCGTGGTCAATTTAATGGGTTACAAGCTTTATTCCTGAAAGAATGTCCGTACGCATATTATATACATTGTTTTGCTCATCGCTTGCAATTGTGTTTAAATGTCGTCGCTAAAGGAGTGCATGACTTGTGGCAATTTTTTTCTACTTTGAATATGATTGTCAATTTTGTCTATTCTTCCGCAAAAAGACATTCTATGTTGAAGGCTTGCAGAGAGGCTGAAATTGAAGATTTAGTAGCTGCCGCTACACTTGAGACGG CACAATCAACTATTAATGGCCTGTATCTAAATGGAGCAGACAAAGTGCAAGGGGAAGCAAAAGCAGTAAGTAAGGCTATGAAAAAGTTTGATTTTGTGTATTGTTTGCATATGATGCACGATATTATGAGGATTACCGACTTTTTATGTCAAGCTTTACAAAAGAAGGACCTTGACATATTGAACGCTCTACATTTTCTTTCAATTACGAAAGGAAAACTGAAAGACATGAGAGAAAATGGCTGGAATGATTTAATTATGAAAGTTGGAGCCTTTTGTTGTCAGCATGATATTTCTATGCCGGATATGTCAGCTCCTTACAAGAAAAGGTTGAGAAATTGTGAAGAGAATATCACAAATGAGGAATACTATCGGTTTCATATACTTTACGTGGTGATAGACTTTCAGTTATCAGAACTTGATACTAGATTTACAGAAACTTCGGTTGAGATTCTTCGACTAAGTGCTTCATTTGACCCGCGTCATAGTTTCCGAGCATTCAAAGGTAGAGATGTGTGCGACCTTGCTTTGAAGTATTATCCTTCAGACTTTTCATCACATGATATGAGTGCTCTAGAGTTAGAGTGTAAGTTTTTTGCACAAGATGTCCAAAAAGATtcaagatttgaaaatacgccTTCAACATCAGAATTGTGTCGACGCATGGTTGACGTTGGTAAGACAACACTTTATCCTATGATTTATCGATTGATTTGTCTTATTCTAACTCTCCCAATTTCCACCGCGACAACGGAAAGAGCGTTCTCATCGATGAAGATCATAAAAAGCAGACTTCAAAATAAGATGAACGGCGAATTTCTTAACGATTTGATGGTGCTTTATATTGAAAGAAAATATGCCGATAATATTGAGACCAATGAGGTGATTGATGAATTTGAATTGAGTGGGTCTCGTAGAGTAAAGTTTAGTTAG